The Silene latifolia isolate original U9 population chromosome Y, ASM4854445v1, whole genome shotgun sequence sequence gttttacattgagtgggagaaattttaggatatgagaatcggttatcgcacatacacttgtgaggacaagtgggagtttgtttgagcttgtgtcctccacaaattagtgtgataacatttgtaaatctcttacaggttcacaagggtatacttcgtattttaatcagttgattaacgattacctaataacggttggcttgctagaaagtttgacgttattatcatacagatggcggtgatcaactggtccctaaaggtcacacctataggatgtgtttgagagatgtggttatagaaatataatcacattgatgccttatatgactaaacaattagtcaatgtgttgatgagacaattatttaatgaagattaaataatattagttgagacaattaatcagaaattcgtaaattgaatataataagttatatttaattaaatgtatgtaatgctagcttggacgaattaatctgttaattcgtaattaaatgtaatcggttatatttaatatcaacaagatgaatgtgtcatagtggtaatagtgagggtactcaaaccaagaggtcatgggttcgatcctcagtagatgacaatttacacattttatacatttttcgaataaccgaaaataagagaaataactctcttaatttcggtaaatTGGGCCGAAATTATGGAAAAGAAAATCCACCCTATTTCTCCATATACTCGGTTGTTATAAGGGGAGATGAGGGAATTTTCTTAAACTAATTCTTTTcccaattcttgcctcctctcatcagaagaacacaaaaaaaaaaacctaaaaattaatcagtgatttttggaacgattctagcaaaatcaaagggcatttctcatatcgtcttgggtgcaactgataggcgaatatcaactttgatattgttcttaggccgtttttgctaggacaaaaggttatttcttaatcttttacaatattgtttatgcaatttaattttatgactagctttCATCATCTTAGagattcgttatagtccttaaattaaagggatgcatacagataaatcccacaggcATCTTCTCTCTTCACGTTTTCAAGTAACTCACGTCGTCCCGTCATGTGGTGCGATGCTCCACTATCAAGTAGCCAACTACCAAGATTCTTATTATTCATACCTGTTACTTTCTGGTTGTTTTCCGACTTCGTCAAAAGGTTTCGCAGAGCCACGACCTCATCACCTGTGAGCGCGTCCTTCTGTTATTCTAACCCGCTCGTTGACGCTGCATTGACGACCTAAAAATTATCTCCATTACCTCGGCCTCCACGTCCCTGTCTATGGCCTCCTCTACGCCTACGTCCGCTGCCTCAACTTGGGAAACCATGTTTCTGGTAACAATTCTCTTCAGTGTGCCAAGGTTTCTTACAATACGTGCAAGTCTTAGGTTTTGTTTCCTCTTGAGCGTCTTTCGAATCAACACCAACACGAACTGCCATGGCCGCTTCATTCATCTCTTCTTTTCCTTTTGTCACAAATTTATGCCTTTCTTCTCGCAAGACTAAGGCATAGGCTCGACTCAGGGATGTGATGTCGTCCTTCATGAGCAATTTAGAACGAATGTGGCCATACTTGATGGTGTCTAGTCCCATGAGAAACGGGTGTACTTTTTCTTCTTCACGCTCCTTAGACAATGTCGCCGCTGCTCCACCCGAACATTGGGAACGGCTATAATTTTCCAATTCATCCAAAATTGATTTCAATTTGGTATAATACTCAACTACGGATTCATCTTTGCCTTGCTTGCATTTGTTGAGTTTACCCTTTAACTGGTGTACCCGTGGGGCATTACCTGTCGAAAAACACTCCTTAAGCTCCTTCCAAATTTCTGTCACGATGCCACTAAACGTGATGCTCAGATGCAACCTTGGTTCGAGGACGTTCCGTATCCATGCTTTGACCATGGCGTTGCATTGTCGCCATGCTACGCTCTCAAGACTCTCTTCTTCTTTGGTCTCAACCGGCTTTTTGTCAGATCCCTCGACGAAACCCAACTTATTCTTGGCGTCGAGTCCATTACGTACCGCATCTGCCCAAAGCTCATAGTTTTCACCATTAAAAATCGTTTGTGTTAGCATCAAACTTGGACTATCTGAAGGATGAAGGTATAATTGAGAAGACGGCACGATTTGCTGTATTTTATTATCACCACTGCCAGTTCCTTTTCCATCACCAATCGTCATTTGATATTGTGTAAAAAACTTCAGGATCAATTACTGCTTTGATACcatgtcaagaaaccatctcaaccaaaagtttAAGCTGATGGTTGGAGTCCCAAGATCAGATTTATATTCTAACAATCAGCTCTGACACTATGAAAAACAAATAATAGAGAAGAACAAAAGAGGAGTGTAATTTTCTTGTATATTAATGATCTTGAATTACATACAAGGGTGTGTATATATACACCTTAAACCTAGGATACTTTCCTAATTACATCCAACTTGTATTAGGTAACAAATAATACAACCAATTAATATCTAAGATATTTTACATAATATCGTTTAATATTAGTGCACAGGCTCCCCCATACCATGTGCTGTAAGTTCACTTCGTGAGTTATTGGAGGCTGGCAGAATTTGAACTCGTGACCTTTGATCACACTGGCTCTAATATCAAGATAGATGAACCATTTCAACCAAAACCCGTGACCTTTGATCACACTGGCTCtaataccatgatagatgaaccatctcaaccaaaactttaaggtgatggttgatgtgcaactattatatttattcctattaCGCCTCCTCACTCGAGTACGGAGGTCCCTCATACGATGTGCTGAATTTTCACTTCGTAAGTTATTGAAGGCTGTCAGGATTTAAACTCGTGACCTTTGATCACACTGCCTCTGATACCATTATAAATGAATCATCTCAATCAAAATCTTAAAGTGATGGTTGAGacccaactattatatttattcctattaAAATTAATGATAGTATGAAATACGAGAAAAAAAAGTGTAGTTTGTGACACCCTTATCACAGTCTATCTTAATAATAACTAGTACTAGTACATCAAAAATATTTGAGATAATAACTTCATTAGGTAGCAGTGGACCAGTTTCCTCTCTGTATTTGATATTTATTATTCAAGGGCAATCAATACAGTCAAACTCCCAAAGAAGTTTGATTTGGCATGTCTTTCCTTTGGCTTCTATTAAGTTCCGACTTCCTAGTTTAAAATCAATTCAATTCAATATAATTGAAACTGAATGTAAACCATACGAAACTCTAGTTGTCGTTAGGCTTGGGTGACATTTAGTCACTTGTGAGGAATTAAATACGTATAATGGCTGAGCAAGTCATAGATGATAGCCTTTTAGAACTATTTATTATTGATGTCGACAAAGATCAGGGCATTAACAATAAGGGGTTCAAAGAGAGGTTTGTCCACTATTTTAGAGGTTTCTCAACAAACCTCTCTATTGTTGGATAAAGTTAAGAAGTTTCATCTATGAGAATGGTTACAATATTGTATCCAAGTTTGTTGATAGTAAGTGACACTTTATGTGTAATAGTTTATTGTTATGTATGTATTTTCTTTGTTTGTGGCCCCATATTATGAACCCTCAATTTTTTGATCTATTGTTATAAAGAGGTTTATTGTTAAAAATGTTTGTATATTAGATGATTTGGCATAAAATGAACCTCAAAAGAGGTTtatctattgctaatgcccttatGGATACCACAGTTGACAATGTACCATCACTGTTTTCATAGTCAATGTCCTTTAAAGAGGGGTACAAACTTGTATCTCACATACGGAGTAGACTTGCTAAATTTTATTAGTGTGCACCAATAAAATTAGAACAGACATCAAGGTAAGAAGATTAAAAATTAATTCGTGCAAATTTGGTTAAAAGCGGATAATATTTTACTAATAAGAGTCGTTGGTGGCAGCATTCCTAACATGCAATACTAAAGCCGATGACTTAGATTAGTCTACTGTTTGATGGAACCTAAGGAAGAATGATTGTCTATATGACACTAACAGACCCTAATGAGACCTCGGGGTCAAGATTATATGGTCCTTAAATTGAAGGAAGTGTTGGGGTACAAGCTCATGCCTCATATCGACCAAGAGGAGGAGACTTATGTTGTTTATAGACGGGCCAAATATTCATCCCCTATATTAGAGCAATTCCAATAGCAAGCTACGAGATCTTGTAGCTTGCCTTGACACATCATTTTTTCAAGCAACACGACTTTTAAGCTACAACGTCAACCAATAGTAAACTACAACAAATATAACTTAAAAGGGCTCACATAACAAATAAAtatcataatttaatttaatttaattttttttttaaatactaATTTATTCCAAGCATGTAGCTTGACAAAGCTACACCTGCTTACAAGCAGGGACGTATTTCGATACTCCAATGGTGAGCATACCGCTTGAATATTTAGAATATTTGCAAGCAGGTCCCTAAatgctagacctggcaaaagtataccgaatccgaaaaaccgatcgaaaatacctgaATCGACACCTTACCGTACACCCGAAAGTATAACTGAACTTCACCCCGAAACCTGAATCgacctgaattgattcgaaatcgaaccgaatttgtaatatccaAAATAGACCCAAAATCGAATGAACCTGAACTGTTTCAATCTGAATTGTTTTAATCCGAACCGATATATACCTGAACCGATTTTAACCCGTACATTAATGATAGAAACCAAAcattgaaacccgaaatgaccccaatgtacctaggcgtcacatctagggtgtccttttgtacatgagtgtcacccatttgacgtcaatgaattaatattatatcgtagttatacaaaaaaacattatttattactttttttaaaaaaaattattcgtattatatcctatgttttgaataaagacctaatcccttgacatccgatccgattatgaactgactcgaatctcatctgGTCTGATATTAACCCGACTCGAACTTTATTTGCACCGATATTAACCCAACTCGAACCTGGACCGATTcgaaatatctacaaccgattaaaagtCAAAACTGAATCCAACCCGAATTGAACCGAactgaaattgaaaaaaaaagataaacaaaAATAACCCGATTCAAAAGAACCCGAACAGAAACTGATGCGATTGACCCATTTGCCACCTCTACTAAATGCAACATTGGAGTTGCTCTTAACATGACATCATTGGAAAGTGGCCGAAAAAGAAATCCTCAAGATTTGGTTTATAGCAAACAATATCATATTTATCCATACTAATATTAATACCAAAGCGTCTCATTATAGATGGGGATATTCGTCTATAGTTATAAATGGGCTAAATATTCACCTACTTTAAGCAAAACAGGCCAAATGTTACCACTTTAACGCCAAATGTCACCAGTATCATTTCCATGTGATAAACTACCTGTTGTAGTGACATTTGGCGTTAAGGTGGTGACATTTGACCTGTTTTGCTTAAAGTGAGTGGATATTTggcccgtctataactatagacggatatgtgccgtctataatgagaatttgtgtattaatacataaattctcattgaagacgggtaTATCTATGACAAGCTGAAGACGGGTCAAGTAATACTCAAGTAGGTAGATAAGACACAAGTACAATGCTACTCCCAACAAGAGCTTAAACCAGTCTTATGCTCTATTAGTCACTTACTTGCTTCTTGTTATTGTTGCTCGATTAGTCATTGTCCTAGAATCTTAAATAGGATTGCTCATCACCTAGCGACTACTGCTATGTGATGAATACTCCTAACCCTTCtgtcaaaaaacaaaaaaaaaatataagtatACATGATTTAAAAAATGATGCCATATTTATATTTGTGAATTTCATTTAGTCCTCTATAATATCATAGGTCCACAAAAATTATCTTAAAAGATGATAGAATTATTTGAAAGAGAGCCTCATCTATATGCATAAGCTTACTTTGCGTTCCTCCAACTATATCTCAAATCATAAAACCTGGGTAAGGCTTTCCAGCTAGGAGAAATTATTGAACAATTATTGCCATAAATAAAGGAATGCCCAAAAAACAGAATTTTTCACAATTAATCATAGTCACCCAGCTCCGCCACAGAAGCAAAATAAAGCCAAGGCCAACTACATCCTACATTGTTGGCCTTCACGTGAAATAACACTCTGATTTAGTCGTCTAATTCTTTGCAATTTCTCTCTCCACCTTTTTTTTATAAGTATTCCGACAGTTGGAGCAATTTTCTTTGGGGTATTGAAGATAATTTAATGGGTTGATCCCTCCCAAGTTTCTCTCACCACCATTTCACATGCTTCAACAGGAAattaaagaaaaagataaaacaAAGAAGGCAACGGGCCTGGTGAGTGACCAAGCAATTTGGATCTTCTCCATTACTTTCTCTTAATTTTCTCTTTAATACTCTCATATTTTAATATAtttcctttttttatttattaaaattttatttttatgaaagGATTACAACCATTTGATCATCACAAGCTTTGATCCGGACCGTTTATAAAAAATATAGGTCCATTTCTTTTGAGGAAATAGAGAGAATCCCGCCAAACAATTGGCCCTCCATAAAAACATTATGAGTAACTACATTATATATCAAATACACATAATCACGTATAGAAGTGGATCTAGAACATTTGTGCATTACCCCCTTCAATACCAGACCTAGAACATTTAATTGTATTATTATCATTTCGATATTCCGTTACTATTATGCTACAAACTAATCGCTATTAACTAATACAATTAACAAcacaaattc is a genomic window containing:
- the LOC141630166 gene encoding uncharacterized protein LOC141630166 is translated as MTIGDGKGTGSGDNKIQQIVPSSQLYLHPSDSPSLMLTQTIFNGENYELWADAVRNGLDAKNKLGFVEGSDKKPVETKEEESLESVAWRQCNAMVKAWIRNVLEPRLHLSITFSGIVTEIWKELKECFSTGNAPRVHQLKGKLNKCKQGKDESVVEYYTKLKSILDELENYSRSQCSGGAAATLSKEREEEKVHPFLMGLDTIKYGHIRSKLLMKDDITSLSRAYALVLREERHKFVTKGKEEMNEAAMAVRVGVDSKDAQEETKPKTCTYCKKPWHTEENCYQKHGFPS